TAGAAAAAGAAGTTTATGGTGAGCGCTTTAGAAGTGATTTATATTTTAGATTGAATGTTTATCCTATTAAGCTTCCTGCTTTACGTGACCGTAAAGAAGATATTCCAGTTTTGGGACATTTTTTCTTAGAAAAGCATGCTGCAAAAATGGGAAGAAATCTAAAACGGTTTTCTAAAAAAGTACTCAATAGTATGATGGCCAACCCATGGCCTGGAAATGTGCGTGAGCTAGAAAATATGGTAGAAAGAAGCATCTTGTTTGCCAAAGATGAAAAAATCAAAGAAATGATTTTTCCTGAAATTGTAATGGCTAGCTCAGATACTTTAGTCAATGAATTTTATACCAAACCCCTTCAAGAAGTAGAGAAGGAGCACATTCTAAAAGTGATAAAAAAATGTAACGGACGAATTTCGGGACCGCAAGGCGCAGCTGTTTTACTCGGTTTGCCGTCTACAACATTGACTTCTAGAATGAAGAAGCTAGGAATTAAAAAAGAACATTTTTTGGATTGAAATATGTGTAAAGGTAAAACTTTGTCAAAGTTTGAAACTTTGACAAAGCTCGAGCAGAACATGGAACCAAACCTTTAACCTAATTTTATAAAAATAGATTTTCTCAGTTTAGGTTCAATATTTTTGGTTTTGTGACCTTTTCCTGTGGTATCTTCTACCAATAAAATAGAACCCGTATTGAATATCCTTTTTTCTCCTAATGAAGTTTCGATTTCTACGCCTCCTTCTAGCAAAACAATGTATTGTCGATCTGGAGCATTGTGAAAATCGTAATCGTAAGAAGGACTAACTTCTCTAAAAACGATAGATTTAACAGGTTCATCATTAGATAAAAATCCGATGTCGCCATTGTTTTTCAGCGGAACTTCAAAGTCTTCAAAATGACTTTCTCCATTGGCATCGCTGTAAACACGAGTTATCGTAATCATTATTTTTTATTAAAAATTAATGCATTGGCACAATTTATCTCATCTTGACTGATAGTATGTCCCATATTTGGGTAGATTTTTTTAGTAACATCTGCGCCCATTTTTTCCATCAGCTCTTCGGTTTCATTGACTCTTTCTACAGGAACGTGAAAATCTGGATCGCTTGTTCCGATGAAAACAGGTGTATTTTCAAAGTTTCCTGAATAATGATTTTCATAAACTTGATCACCAATTAATCCGCCCGTAAAAGCTACTATTCCGCCATATTTGGCTGCATTTCTTGTGGTGAATTCTAAAGCAAGACAAGCGCCTTGAGAAAATCCTAAGAAATAAATATTCTCTTTTTCGATTCCGTTTTGCTGTATAGCCACCACAACTTTATGTATGGCTTCCAATGATTTTGAAAATGATGGTTCATTTTCGTTCAAAGGAGCTAGAAAAGAATACGGATACCAAGTTCTATTTTCTGCTTGAGGTGCGACCAACGCAAAGTCATCTACTTTAAGATGTTTTGCAATCGAAAGAATATCATGAGCGCTGGCACCACGTCCGTGAATTAGAATCAGGGCTTTTTTAGCTTCATTTAAAGGAATACCGTCTGTTAAAATATCTGTATTCATAGTATATTTTTATTTTTTAATTATTAGCGCAATTTTGTCATTTCGACGGAGGAGAAATCTTCGCGAGAAGCTCGACAAAGATTGGGTTTTCTGTACGGAGTTACTTGTGAAGATTTCTCCTCCGTCGACAAACTTTGTTTAGAATTAATTATTTCTTCCAGATATCTTCGTATTCGTCTGGATGTCTTTTAAATTGCGCGTGAACGTAAGGACAAAGCGGTAAAACTTTCAGATTATTGGCACGAACATAAGAGACCATTTCTTCTAAAAGTTTCTTAGCGTAACCTTTTCCTTCTGCTTCTGGCTCAACTCCCGTGTGGTAAACAGTCAGCAAATCAGGTTTGATGCTTACAGTCATTTCGCCTAGTTTTTTATCATCTACATAAAGATTAAAAGCGCCATGTTTTTTCTCGTCTAATTCTAGTTTTATTGTTTCCATTTTTTCTGGCTTTAGTTGTTATAATGGCAAAGTTCGCTAAGTAGTACGTTTAGATCTCTTAATGTAGATTAATAAAAAAATCTACGTCAGATAATAAACTTTGCGTTAATACAATTCCGATTGCAATAAGCATTGCGCTCTTTGCGGTTAAAAAAACAGTATTAAATTAATTATATCCCTGCTTAATTCCTAATTTTTTCATTTTGGAATACAAAGTCTGCGGTTGCAGTTTTAAAAGTTCGGCAGCGCCGCCGATACCCGAAACTTTACTATTGCACATTTGGAGCGCATTCATAATATGTTTTTTTTCCATTTCTTCCATCGACTTTATTTTATCTGTACCGATTTCTAAAGAGATGATAGAGCAATGGAAGGTAAATCTGTCTGTCAAATTCTTTGTGAGAACTTTGTCAAAGTTGGCCACATAGCGTAATCCATTTTTTTGTAAATAATATCGATCTGTCTTTCCTTAAATAAAAATCAGAATTAGTTAAAATAAATACAAAATAGTATGTACTTTTGCGAGCAAACTATTTGAACAAGCATTTGAAAAGGTTAATCATCATAGCACTTTCTATTTTACTTATGTCGCCATCTTTTGGCAGCTTGTTTATTTATGCTTCTTTTAAAATCAATCAGAAAGAAATTGCTAAAACGATTTGCGTTCAGCGCAAACAGGCTTTTAACAGTTGTAATGGTCGATGCGAACTTCAAAAAAGCATTAAAAAATATTCTGATAATGAACGAAAAATGCAAGACAGCCTAAAAGATAAATTAGAGCTTGTGTATGTTCAAAATACTGCTGAAATCACTTTTAGCGCAATTCCGGTTATGGAATCAAAAAATAACACTACAATTTTGTTTGAGAAGAAACCAATCGGAGCTTCTAATCTTACTTTTCATCCTCCTCTCTGCACAGTTTAGGGATCAAATTTTTTTAAATTCCAATTTTTAAATTCCAAATTCCAAACTTTTTGAAATTCCAATTTGAGATTTTGAATTTCGAATGTTTTATTTGCTCGCTTTCTGAGATTTAAAATCTTGGTTTAAGTATCTTATTAGGTAATTTATTTTCTGGAACTGATTTTGATCTTCTTTTTGTAATTGAAGAATAGCTTTATGTGCTCTTCATTTGCGTTGCCATTTTCTTGGCTCATTAACTAGCATTTAAGTTTTTTGGTATTCAAAATTTTATAGCTTAATGCTAAATTTTAAACATTTTTTTATAACATTCATCAAATGAAATCTTATAATTTTTGGATAATCGCACTATTATTTGCGGTTACTTCCTGTACAATTGATAAAACAGATTACGAAGCTGAAATAGGTTCTGAAGTTCCTGAAAATATAGAATTTAAAGAAGCGACATCACTTACAAGAGGTAACTATAAAATTAGTATAGAAGCTTTAAATGGCACTTTTTATAAAGGATATAATGAGCTTCATTTTAAAATTATCAATACTCAAAACAGCCAAGAATTAACGACAGCTACAGTAACTTTTTTGCCCATAATAAGTAATGCTGACGGAAGCAAAAGTTCTTGTCCGCACGAGTATAATGTGCTGTATGATTCTGCTAACAAATACTACAACGGTTATTCTGTTTTTACAGGAGAAAGCACTACAACAGCAAGCTGGAAATTGTACATCAGCTTTACAGCTGATAATCAAAAATATGAGATCAATAAAGATGTTACTGTTGAAAAACAAAGCAATAAAAACCTTAATATGACTGCTTTTGCAGGAAATGATGGCGAACAATATGTTATAGCCTTGATTTCGCCTCAAAAACCTACAGTTTCAGAAAACTCATTGGTTGCTGGTGTTTACAAATACAACAAACCAACAACTCCTGCAGGAACATTTCCAGATCCGTCGCAGTTTTCTTATTCTAAAGTTGTGGGATACACTTTAAAATTAGATCCTAGAATGCCAGAACCTTCTATGGGAAATCATTCTTCGCCAAATAATAAGGATTTAACACAAGGAGACGATGGTTTATATCACGGTGTTGTCAATTATACAATGACAGGAAACTGGACATTGAACTTCATTATGATGAACCAAAATGGTTTAATCGTGAAAGGAACCATAGTTCCAACCGATCATACGCCAGGTGTAGAAGGCGTAAAAAGTGAACTTTATATTGATACTTTATTCTAAAAACATGAAATATATTATAATGCTGCTTTTCTTTGGTTTTTCAGTTACAGCTCAAAATCAGCATGCACATCACGATAGCATAAAAAACTTAGAAGAAGTAACGGTAAAAAATGCGACGAAAAAGAAAATAGAAACAGAAATGAAAATGGCTGTTTCTGTTGATGAATTTTTGTCTTCATCAGATAATATCAGTTTCATAAAACGTGGAGCTTACGCTTGGGAGCCTTTATTAAACAATATGAGCACAGAACGTTCGACGGTTACTATTGACGGAATGCATGTTTTTGGCGCTTGCACCGATAAAATGGATCCAATTACGTCTTATGTTGAAAGCAATAATCTGGCGGCAGTAGATATTAAATCGGGTCAGGAGGGAAGCTTGCATGGAGCAACTGTTGCGGGAAGTATTGATTTAAAAAGAAAAAGCACACCATTTGGACTTCATAAGAAATGGAATGGAGGATATCAAACGGGATTTGAGTTTAATAATAAACAGTTTTTCAATTTAGGAAATATTGCTTATTCAGGGACAAAATTTGTGGCTGATGGAAGCATTTCGTACCGAACTGCCGATAATTATAACGACGGAAACAACAACGAAGTAAAGCATTCTCAATACAATAAATTCAATACGTCGTTAGGTTTGGCTTATAAAACGAGCGATTTGTCATCGGTTAGATTAGACGCGATTTTTGATGTGGCAAAAGATGTAGGTTATCCCGCTTTACCAATGGATTTGTGGCTTTCGCGTGCTCTAATTACTTCGGCTTCTTATAAACAATTGTTCGAAGAAGGTTTAGTTAGAGTGGTTGACACTAAAGTATATTTTAATGCAATTGAGCATTATATGGACGATACAACACGACCAGAAAACTTAGTTCACATGGATATGCCGGGTTGGAGTACAACATACGGATTGGTTTCGAAAGCTAATTTGAAAAAGAATGATTACTCTTCTGAAATTCAACTGAATGCTTACGATAATTTGTCTATTGCAGAAATGCGCATGTATCCGCAAGATCGAAGCGAAAGGACGATGTTTGCTTATAGCTGGCCTTGGGTTACGACTCGTTATGCAGGACTTTCTATGAATAATTCTTGGGACATTTCTGAAAAAAGTCAAGTGCATTTGGGAGGCTCTTTGGGCGTGAATTATAATTATTCTAAATATGTAGAATTCAATTGGATTTTTCATCCAGGAGCACCTCAAGAAAAAACGAGATTTCTGCCAAGCCTAAATGCGGCATATAACTTAAATATTAATCAGT
The Flavobacterium humidisoli DNA segment above includes these coding regions:
- a CDS encoding FixH family protein, with protein sequence MKSYNFWIIALLFAVTSCTIDKTDYEAEIGSEVPENIEFKEATSLTRGNYKISIEALNGTFYKGYNELHFKIINTQNSQELTTATVTFLPIISNADGSKSSCPHEYNVLYDSANKYYNGYSVFTGESTTTASWKLYISFTADNQKYEINKDVTVEKQSNKNLNMTAFAGNDGEQYVIALISPQKPTVSENSLVAGVYKYNKPTTPAGTFPDPSQFSYSKVVGYTLKLDPRMPEPSMGNHSSPNNKDLTQGDDGLYHGVVNYTMTGNWTLNFIMMNQNGLIVKGTIVPTDHTPGVEGVKSELYIDTLF
- a CDS encoding helix-turn-helix domain-containing protein produces the protein MEEMEKKHIMNALQMCNSKVSGIGGAAELLKLQPQTLYSKMKKLGIKQGYN
- a CDS encoding GNAT family N-acetyltransferase, giving the protein METIKLELDEKKHGAFNLYVDDKKLGEMTVSIKPDLLTVYHTGVEPEAEGKGYAKKLLEEMVSYVRANNLKVLPLCPYVHAQFKRHPDEYEDIWKK
- a CDS encoding TonB-dependent receptor plug domain-containing protein yields the protein MKYIIMLLFFGFSVTAQNQHAHHDSIKNLEEVTVKNATKKKIETEMKMAVSVDEFLSSSDNISFIKRGAYAWEPLLNNMSTERSTVTIDGMHVFGACTDKMDPITSYVESNNLAAVDIKSGQEGSLHGATVAGSIDLKRKSTPFGLHKKWNGGYQTGFEFNNKQFFNLGNIAYSGTKFVADGSISYRTADNYNDGNNNEVKHSQYNKFNTSLGLAYKTSDLSSVRLDAIFDVAKDVGYPALPMDLWLSRALITSASYKQLFEEGLVRVVDTKVYFNAIEHYMDDTTRPENLVHMDMPGWSTTYGLVSKANLKKNDYSSEIQLNAYDNLSIAEMRMYPQDRSERTMFAYSWPWVTTRYAGLSMNNSWDISEKSQVHLGGSLGVNYNYSKYVEFNWIFHPGAPQEKTRFLPSLNAAYNLNINQFNFSAGTGYGHRAPSVSEGYGYYIYNSFDRYDYIGDPNLKNEISYEGNASAGFKNEKLSIQGKVNYFYIQNYIIGKILSMGSPMNYQSVGVKGYTSLDYATLLNMSANVSYDILEHLHWKGTLTYARGMDNKGGNLPFIRPLSYLTSIHYMYKNFGIQTSVNGDFEQINYSPEYGEDQTASYAIWNISANYSFKINTVRSTIQVGAENILNAYYSTYADWGNIPRMGRNIFTSLKLNF
- a CDS encoding alpha/beta hydrolase, with the translated sequence MNTDILTDGIPLNEAKKALILIHGRGASAHDILSIAKHLKVDDFALVAPQAENRTWYPYSFLAPLNENEPSFSKSLEAIHKVVVAIQQNGIEKENIYFLGFSQGACLALEFTTRNAAKYGGIVAFTGGLIGDQVYENHYSGNFENTPVFIGTSDPDFHVPVERVNETEELMEKMGADVTKKIYPNMGHTISQDEINCANALIFNKK